From the genome of Desmodus rotundus isolate HL8 chromosome 2, HLdesRot8A.1, whole genome shotgun sequence, one region includes:
- the LOC123479683 gene encoding acidic leucine-rich nuclear phosphoprotein 32-related protein — translation MWKAEAQESKIRHLKSTIPPEPTPYWKQGTLSLSMEVLCKLHLESSEGGKQGEMGLAMEIGPPEEELLFTWDKGALPPRKRVGEKSRWETWLQENWEDCKNLNISFQDLGDPYQVTNFNRILRRLIRVETLWLVDNSLVDLSAVRLPSCRVLNMDKNHLTSFKQLPKIPHIQRLSLAENHIETLTGLSGLRHTPLESLVLKRNPCEFYQNYRKRVFSCLPNLKVLDGIPKLPEDSPPPETNIFSKLCIAS, via the exons ATGTGGAAAGCAGAAGCTCAGGAAAGTAAAATTAGGCACCTGAAGTCAACAATTCCCCCGGAACCAACTCCATACTGGAAACAGGGTACCCTTTCCCTATCCATGGAAGTTTTGTGCAAACTTCATTTGGAGAGCAGTGAGGGTGGCAAACAGGGGGAAATGGGATTGGCAATGGAGATTG GACCCCCTGAGGAAGAGCTCCTCTTCACATGGGACAAGGGAGCATTGCCTCCACGGAAACGAGTGGGAGAAAAAAGCAGATGGGAAACATGGCTGCAAGAAAACTGGGAGGACTGCAAG aatttgaacatttcatttcAGGATTTGGGGGACCCTTATCAAGTGACAAATTTTAACAGGATTCTTAGAAGACTAATTCGAGTTGAAACCCTCTGGTTAGTGGATAACTCACTGGTGGATTTAAGTGCCGTAAGATTGCCAAG CTGCAGAGTTTTAAACATGGATAAAAACCATCTCACATCTTTCAAGCAATTGCCAAAGATACCTCATATACAGCGTTTATCTTTGGCTGAGAATCACATTGAGACTCTCACCGGGCTCTCCGGTTTGCGGCACACTCCACTAGAATCCCTTGTGCTCAAGAGGAACCCTTGCGAATTTTACCAAAATTACCGGAAACG agtgTTCTCCTGTTTGCCAAACCTAAAAGTGCTGGATGGGATCCCAAAGCTTCCAGAAGATTCTCCACCACCAGAaaccaatattttttcaaaattatgcaTTGCATCTTAA